Proteins encoded by one window of Aphis gossypii isolate Hap1 chromosome X, ASM2018417v2, whole genome shotgun sequence:
- the LOC126552915 gene encoding uncharacterized protein LOC126552915: MKGRAARSSFWKRLAAAVAVAALLTTCAFNFATAPLVLCLMDGGCEDVSVTSLRGMYARTIAGACFASAAALLCKCGATVPVYVQTVDAHDVYAPTTVAERRHRALFCGLYVGLCMSVTLPVNALRLSLLVANRSEPIVLVFFVFMYLENVAMCLGETCFVTLCRTLGDKFLEINRDLQRLGEEMVGGTRDDAAERSTTAALLATTVRTTAAAGGRGVTYGGDFYGGPGRQSMVANAVEVMRIRHQLIRDATAVLVDLYGLPVGLSLFTLGVMTLFDIYYQVSNVMGADSRMMIFIYMWLLQYTIRFSAIVVTAHNTVKQALESKIFITDLNNRYLDNNTKEELQIFFNQVANCSIEITAYDFITLNNHLITSAIIAGTTYLVILLQYDSQIVLNAFTTTTTTTTTTTTTTFTTTM; encoded by the exons ATGAAAGGCCGGGCGGCGCGCTCGTCCTTCTGGAAACGGCTGGCGGCCGCGGTCGCGGTGGCCGCGCTGTTGACGACGTGCGCGTTCAACTTCGCGACGGCGCCGCTCGTCCTGTGCCTGATGGACGGCGGGTGCGAAGACGTGTCGGTCACCTCTCTGCGGGGCATGTACGCCAGGACGATAGCCGGCGCGTGTTTCGCGTCCGCGGCCGCGTTGCTGTGCAAGTGCGGCGCCACGGTGCCCGTCTACGTGCAGACGGTGGACGCGCACGACGTGTACGCGCCGACCACGGTGGCCGAGCGCCGGCACCGGGCGCTGTTCTGCGGCCTGTACGTCGGGCTGTGCATGTCCGTCACGCTGCCCGTGAACGCGCTCAGGCTGTCGCTGCTGGTCGCCAACCGGTCCGAACCCATCGTGCTGGTGTTCTTCGTGTTCATGTACCTGGAGAACGTGGCCATGTGCCTGGGCGAGACGTGTTTCGTGACCCTGTGCCGGACGCTGGGCGACAAGTTTCTGGAGATCAACCGCGACCTGCAGCGGCTCGGCGAGGAGATGGTCGGCGGCACCCGCGACGACGCGGCCGAAAGGTCGACGACGGCCGCGCTGCTGGCGACCACCGTCCGCACCACGGCCGCCGCCGGTGGTCGAGGGGTCACGTACGGCGGCGATTTTTACGGAGGCCCGGGCAGACAGTCCATGGTGGCCAACGCCGTGGAGGTGATGCGGATCCGGCACCAGCTGATCCGCGACGCCACGGCCGTGCTGGTCGACCTGTACGGGCTCCCGGTGGGCCTGTCGCTGTTCACGTTGGGCGTGATGACGCTGTTCGACATCTATTACCAGGTGTCCAACGTCATGGGAGCCGACTCGAGGATGATGATATTCATCTACATGTGGCTGCTGCAGTACACCATCAGGTTTTCCGCCATCGTAGTGACGGCGCACAACACGGTCAAAcag gCACtcgaatcaaaaatatttataacggaTCTAAACAATcgttatttagataataatactaaagaagag ttacaaatattctttaatCAAGTTGCCAATTGTTCGATTGAAATTACTGCTTACGATttcattactttaaataatcatcTAATAACTTCT gCGATTATAGCTGGAACAACATAcctcgtaatattattacaatatgattcacaaattgtattaaacgCATTCACTACGACTACGACTACGACTACGACTACGACTACGACTACATTTACAACTACAATGTAA
- the LOC126552411 gene encoding uncharacterized protein LOC126552411: MASAALIMSCVYNYARSPHVICSMGDCDTVTTTVIMAIFPRAVAVGCMVSRAAVAYKNATGAVAAYEASAAEYEAHYPVDACGARWRRGFAAALGIACAALIVPVNAYRIHLLYLRYRDGGIVAFHVFMYAQNASMCFAELQFVVYCLQLCRMFCQINGELSALKSETIAVNRYPAVLRCPGPLPAASAAAAATLGRPPLAEDVERLKFRHQFVSDAVAHLNALYGFQLGASLSALFVMSLFDIYAAVSNVFDSSRFHMFFYVWLFQYAFRFTVIVIMTHVTTKQALKSKILITDINSRHADNYAKEELRLFLQELSSRSMEFTTLDMFVINIRLITSHLNEFGFINLR; the protein is encoded by the exons ATGGCGTCCGCCGCGCTGATCATGTCGTGCGTGTACAACTACGCGCGGTCGCCGCACGTGATCTGCTCGATGGGCGACTGCGACACGGTGACGACCACGGTGATCATGGCGATCTTCCCGCGGGCCGTGGCCGTCGGGTGCATGGTGTCCCGGGCGGCGGTGGCGTACAAGAACGCGACGGGCGCGGTGGCCGCGTACGAGGCCAGCGCCGCCGAGTACGAGGCCCACTATCCGGTGGACGCGTGCGGCGCGCGATGGCGCCGGGGGTTCGCGGCCGCCCTGGGGATCGCGTGCGCCGCGCTCATAGTTCCGGTGAACGCGTACCGGATCCACCTGTTGTACCTGCGGTACCGGGACGGCGGCATCGTCGCGTTCCACGTGTTCATGTACGCGCAGAACGCCAGCATGTGCTTCGCCGAACTGCAGTTCGTCGTCTACTGTCTGCAGCTGTGCCGCATGTTCTGCCAGATCAACGGCGAACTGTCCGCGCTCAAGTCCGAGACGATCGCCGTCAACAGGTACCCGGCCGTGCTCAGGTGTCCCGGTCCGCTCCCCGCcgcctccgccgccgccgccgccacgcTCGGTCGTCCGCCGCTCGCCGAGGACGTGGAGCGGCTCAAGTTCAGGCACCAGTTCGTCAGCGACGCCGTGGCCCACCTCAACGCCCTGTACGGCTTCCAGCTGGGAGCGTCCCTGTCCGCCCTGTTCGTCATGTCGCTGTTCGACATCTACGCCGCCGTGTCCAACGTCTTCGATTCGTCCAGGTTTCACATGTTCTTCTACGTGTGGTTGTTCCAGTACGCGTTCCGGTTCACCGTGATCGTGATCATGACGCACGTCACCACGAaacag gCACTCAAATCGAAAATTCTTATAACCGATATCAATTCTCGTCATGCGGATAACTATGCAAAAGAAGAG TTACGATTGTTTTTGCAAGAATTATCCAGTCGTTCGATGGAGTTCACAACATTAGatatgtttgttattaatatacgtCTCATTACCTCT CACTTAAATGAATTTGGGTTTATAAATCTTCGATAA